The Xanthomonas sp. DAR 34887 genome has a segment encoding these proteins:
- a CDS encoding GGDEF domain-containing protein: protein MHQRYEGPPDAPSGEDYARQLHQGFAALRFDPPLEQAYRRYTASTMGFAQRVAASLGVLIALALLAWDALHFGWSGSTGLVGYAVAVRAATLLALLWVAVAIHRAQAHGAGRAALLLLIGGTGLVLSSIGYPPQELRYAAAVMTLVIVAGFFPLGLALWQSVAVAIALCAISAAAAHLLLDGPARDAYLQLQWLLWAAVPVGAIGGYLREHSRREGFLQRRVRDDEALRDALTGLGDRRRFDEHLAVALAETRRLQRGLALILVELDGYAAFVQRYGAREADRAVVDVAEVLQCLLRPMDVTMRIAADRFALVLYDASGAHLRQVAPALRDMVELLAIAHADMANQQLGVSVGALLAAPTDTAATLMQRAEGLLLRARIGGGNQVVLAEDTGW, encoded by the coding sequence ATGCACCAACGCTACGAAGGACCGCCGGACGCGCCGTCCGGTGAGGACTACGCCAGGCAACTGCATCAGGGCTTTGCCGCGCTGCGCTTCGACCCGCCGCTGGAACAGGCATATCGCCGCTACACCGCATCGACGATGGGCTTCGCGCAACGCGTGGCGGCCTCGCTCGGGGTGCTGATCGCGCTGGCGTTGCTAGCCTGGGATGCGCTGCATTTCGGTTGGTCGGGCAGCACCGGGCTAGTCGGCTATGCGGTGGCGGTGCGCGCGGCCACGTTGCTGGCGTTGCTGTGGGTAGCGGTGGCGATCCATCGCGCGCAGGCGCACGGGGCGGGCCGGGCAGCGCTGTTGCTGCTGATCGGCGGCACCGGACTGGTGCTGTCGAGCATCGGCTATCCGCCGCAGGAGCTGCGCTACGCCGCCGCGGTGATGACCCTGGTGATCGTTGCCGGTTTCTTTCCGCTCGGCCTGGCGCTGTGGCAGAGCGTGGCGGTGGCGATCGCGCTGTGCGCGATCAGCGCCGCGGCCGCGCACCTGTTGCTGGACGGTCCGGCGCGGGATGCCTACCTGCAGCTGCAATGGCTATTGTGGGCGGCCGTGCCGGTCGGCGCGATCGGCGGCTACCTGCGCGAGCATTCGCGACGCGAGGGTTTCCTGCAGCGCCGGGTGCGCGACGACGAGGCCTTGCGCGACGCCCTCACCGGCCTGGGCGATCGCCGCCGCTTCGATGAACACCTGGCGGTGGCGCTGGCCGAGACCCGGCGCCTGCAGCGCGGGCTGGCCTTGATCCTGGTCGAACTGGATGGATACGCCGCCTTCGTGCAGCGCTACGGCGCGCGCGAGGCCGATCGCGCGGTGGTGGACGTGGCCGAGGTGCTGCAATGCCTGCTGCGGCCGATGGACGTGACCATGCGCATCGCCGCCGACCGTTTCGCGCTGGTGCTGTACGACGCCAGCGGCGCGCACCTGCGGCAGGTGGCGCCGGCGTTGCGCGACATGGTCGAACTGCTGGCGATCGCGCACGCCGACATGGCCAACCAACAGCTCGGCGTCAGCGTCGGCGCCTTGCTCGCCGCGCCCACCGACACCGCTGCCACGCTGATGCAGCGTGCCGAGGGGTTGCTGCTGCGCGCGCGCATCGGCGGCGGCAACCAGGTGGTGCTGGCCGAGGACACAGGCTGGTAG
- a CDS encoding carboxylesterase/lipase family protein — protein sequence MTTPATLPPELDAATSTAPDDHSRRRFLHGSALGALALSGALPGASAGAAPAPADPQAPLARTRSGRIRGYRDHGVQVFKGIPYGADTAQRRFQPALQEHPWRGVRDCASYAASAPQLKLDPVSEDCLFLNVWTPALRDGAKRPILFYIHGGAYNNGSGSDPLYDGARLCRRGDVVVISVNHRLNAFGYLYLAQLGGAEFAASGNVGQLDLVQALQWVRAHAAEFGGDAGNVTVFGQSGGGAKIATLMAMPAAQGLFHRAWTMSGQQVTAAGPRAATQRAQLLLQALQLDATQLATLRTLPLQRLLEATRTRDPSRVENTSLYLGPVLDAQVLYRHPFWPDAPPQSAQIPMVIGNTHDETRAFLGNDPANFALTWDTLPAKLEQEQYVDLLPQVVIAEYRRLYPHYTPSEVFFAATTAGRSWRGAIEEAEARARQGAPTWAYQLDWGSPLDGGKFGAFHTLDIPLLFDNIRQPGSRTGDGADAQRMADAMSEALLAFARHGDPNHAGLPRWEPYSLAQRQTMLFDTDNRLAHDPRGGERRLYQQVPFVQRGTF from the coding sequence ATGACCACGCCCGCCACTCTCCCGCCTGAGCTTGACGCCGCCACGTCCACCGCGCCCGACGACCACAGCCGGCGCCGCTTCCTGCACGGCAGCGCGCTCGGCGCACTGGCCTTGAGCGGTGCCTTGCCCGGCGCCAGCGCCGGCGCCGCGCCCGCGCCCGCCGACCCGCAAGCGCCACTGGCGCGCACCCGCAGCGGACGCATCCGCGGCTATCGCGACCACGGCGTGCAGGTGTTCAAGGGCATTCCCTACGGCGCCGACACCGCACAGCGCCGTTTCCAGCCGGCACTGCAGGAACACCCGTGGCGCGGCGTACGCGATTGCGCCAGCTACGCCGCTTCCGCGCCGCAACTCAAGCTCGACCCGGTCAGCGAGGACTGCCTGTTCCTCAACGTGTGGACGCCCGCGCTGCGCGACGGCGCAAAGCGCCCGATCCTGTTCTACATCCACGGCGGCGCCTACAACAACGGCTCCGGCAGCGACCCGCTGTACGACGGCGCGCGCCTGTGCCGGCGCGGCGACGTGGTGGTGATCAGCGTCAACCACCGCCTCAACGCCTTCGGCTACCTGTACCTGGCGCAGCTCGGCGGCGCCGAGTTCGCAGCGTCCGGCAACGTCGGCCAGCTCGATCTGGTGCAGGCGCTGCAGTGGGTGCGCGCGCATGCGGCCGAGTTCGGCGGCGATGCCGGCAACGTCACCGTGTTCGGCCAGTCCGGCGGCGGCGCCAAGATCGCCACGCTGATGGCGATGCCCGCCGCGCAGGGCCTGTTCCACCGCGCGTGGACCATGAGCGGCCAGCAGGTCACCGCCGCCGGGCCGCGCGCGGCCACGCAGCGCGCGCAATTGCTGCTGCAGGCCTTGCAACTGGATGCCACGCAACTGGCGACGCTGCGCACCCTGCCGCTGCAACGCCTGCTCGAGGCCACGCGCACGCGCGATCCGTCGCGGGTGGAAAACACCTCCCTGTACCTGGGCCCGGTGCTGGATGCGCAGGTGCTGTACCGGCATCCGTTCTGGCCGGACGCGCCGCCGCAATCAGCGCAAATCCCGATGGTGATCGGCAACACCCACGACGAGACCCGCGCCTTCCTCGGCAACGATCCGGCCAACTTCGCCCTTACCTGGGACACGCTGCCGGCCAAACTGGAGCAGGAGCAGTACGTGGACCTGCTGCCGCAGGTGGTGATCGCCGAATACCGGCGCCTGTATCCGCACTACACGCCAAGCGAGGTGTTCTTCGCCGCGACCACCGCCGGGCGCTCGTGGCGCGGTGCGATCGAGGAGGCCGAGGCGCGCGCACGGCAGGGCGCGCCAACCTGGGCCTATCAGCTCGACTGGGGTTCGCCGCTGGACGGCGGCAAGTTCGGCGCCTTCCACACCCTCGACATCCCGCTGCTGTTCGACAACATTCGCCAGCCCGGTTCGCGCACCGGCGACGGCGCCGACGCGCAACGCATGGCCGATGCGATGAGCGAGGCGTTGCTCGCCTTCGCCCGCCACGGCGACCCCAACCACGCCGGGCTGCCGCGCTGGGAACCGTATTCGCTGGCGCAGCGCCAGACCATGCTGTTCGACACCGACAACCGCCTGGCGCACGACCCGCGCGGCGGCGAGCGGCGGCTCTACCAGCAGGTACCGTTCGTGCAGCGCGGGACGTTCTGA
- a CDS encoding alpha/beta hydrolase, whose amino-acid sequence MAHADATDGRIDDDCRPGRAPHPILEYPAGARAPAWCHRRLGVLGALLALALGLAGPALAAEHPSSETAAEQAARLPLWPDPAPGSAPGPDQARIVDRSDDPALPDRAISGRYQPYLVVYRPKAPNGSALLVAPGGGYARIVLDKEGTALLPIFADQAGITLFVLRYRLPDADAAGADAAAQRDLPLADAQRALRLIRARAADYGVDPHRVGAIGFSAGGHVAASLGTRYDDRVYPARDAIDRLSARPDFLLLLYPVIDMGSGTAAHTGSRLRLLGHHPEAATMSAYSLQNRVIPAMPPTFLVHAQDDRVVPVENSLLFYQALRQAGVPAELHLFAHGGHGFGTRGIAGLPLAAWPAQALEWMRNVQGDPAARAPIPPAAPKQ is encoded by the coding sequence ATGGCGCATGCGGATGCGACCGACGGCCGCATCGACGACGACTGCCGGCCGGGCCGGGCCCCGCACCCGATCCTGGAGTATCCGGCAGGCGCGCGAGCGCCGGCCTGGTGCCATCGACGGCTCGGTGTACTGGGCGCGTTGCTGGCACTGGCGCTTGGCCTTGCCGGCCCCGCGCTCGCCGCCGAGCACCCGAGCAGCGAAACCGCTGCCGAGCAAGCGGCGCGTCTTCCACTGTGGCCGGATCCGGCGCCAGGCTCAGCGCCGGGCCCCGACCAGGCGCGCATCGTCGACCGCAGCGACGATCCGGCCCTGCCCGATCGCGCCATCAGCGGCCGCTACCAGCCCTACCTGGTGGTGTACCGGCCGAAGGCGCCGAACGGCAGCGCACTGCTGGTCGCGCCCGGCGGTGGCTACGCGCGCATCGTGCTGGACAAGGAAGGCACTGCCTTGCTGCCGATCTTCGCCGACCAGGCGGGCATCACCCTGTTCGTGCTGCGCTATCGGCTGCCCGATGCGGACGCGGCGGGCGCCGACGCCGCGGCGCAGCGCGACCTGCCGCTGGCCGACGCGCAGCGCGCGCTGCGCCTGATCCGCGCACGCGCCGCCGACTACGGCGTGGACCCGCACCGGGTTGGCGCGATCGGCTTCTCCGCCGGCGGCCACGTCGCCGCCAGCCTCGGCACCCGCTACGACGACCGCGTCTATCCGGCGCGCGACGCGATCGACCGGCTCAGCGCGCGGCCGGACTTCCTGCTGTTGCTGTATCCGGTCATCGACATGGGCAGTGGCACCGCGGCGCACACCGGCTCGCGTCTGCGGCTGCTCGGCCACCATCCCGAGGCCGCCACGATGAGCGCCTATTCGCTGCAGAACCGCGTCATCCCGGCGATGCCGCCGACGTTCCTGGTGCACGCGCAGGACGACCGCGTGGTGCCGGTGGAGAACAGCCTGCTGTTCTACCAGGCCCTGCGCCAGGCCGGCGTGCCGGCGGAACTGCACCTGTTCGCGCACGGCGGCCATGGCTTCGGCACCCGCGGCATCGCCGGCCTGCCGCTGGCGGCGTGGCCGGCCCAGGCGCTGGAATGGATGCGCAACGTGCAGGGCGATCCAGCCGCGCGGGCGCCGATCCCGCCTGCCGCGCCGAAGCAGTAG
- a CDS encoding 2-keto-4-pentenoate hydratase, whose product MPLSTHSGPSDTPPPALADIAARFVQARQQGRSLPDFPGIIPDDLETAYRVQDLAIAQWPDRVVGWKVGYIAAERRDHSGDERLLGPIFARNLWNATGGTTDIPVFDGGFGAVEAEYVMRLDADVPADQLQWTPEQAAQVPSTLFIGVEVASSPLATINQLGPRVVISDFGNNNGLILGPEVADWTTLDETALLAETLIEGQRVGSGGATLLPGGLRTAFAFALARSARRGRPLRRGELIATGNATGIHDIAIGQHATIRFDGYGELHCRAVAA is encoded by the coding sequence ATGCCCTTGAGCACTCATTCCGGTCCTTCGGACACGCCACCGCCCGCGCTGGCCGACATCGCGGCCCGCTTCGTCCAGGCCCGCCAGCAGGGCCGCTCGCTGCCCGATTTCCCCGGGATCATCCCCGACGACCTGGAAACCGCCTACCGCGTGCAGGACCTGGCGATCGCGCAATGGCCGGACCGGGTGGTCGGCTGGAAGGTCGGCTACATCGCTGCCGAGCGCCGCGACCACTCCGGCGACGAGCGCCTGCTCGGCCCGATCTTCGCCCGCAACCTCTGGAATGCTACCGGTGGAACAACCGACATTCCGGTGTTCGACGGCGGCTTCGGCGCGGTCGAGGCCGAGTACGTGATGCGCCTGGATGCGGACGTGCCGGCCGACCAGCTGCAGTGGACGCCGGAGCAGGCCGCGCAGGTCCCGTCCACGCTGTTCATCGGCGTGGAAGTGGCCAGCAGCCCGCTGGCCACGATCAATCAGCTGGGGCCGCGCGTGGTCATTTCCGATTTCGGCAACAACAACGGCCTGATCCTGGGGCCGGAGGTCGCCGACTGGACCACGCTGGACGAGACCGCGCTGCTGGCGGAAACCTTGATCGAGGGCCAACGCGTCGGCAGCGGCGGTGCCACCCTGTTGCCGGGCGGCCTGCGCACCGCGTTCGCGTTCGCGCTGGCGCGTTCGGCGCGGCGCGGCCGGCCGCTCAGGCGCGGCGAACTGATCGCCACCGGCAATGCCACCGGCATCCACGACATCGCCATCGGCCAACACGCGACGATCCGTTTCGACGGCTACGGCGAACTTCATTGCAGGGCGGTCGCGGCGTAA
- a CDS encoding TRAP transporter substrate-binding protein: MITRRGFLGAGLAAAAAAPLGTLAQAGGGSQLLTATDVHVADYPTVEAVRWFGQTLERQTGGRLKLRQYHSGQLGREAEAIDMARFGAIDITRVYSGALNNTFPLTQALCLPYVFDSVPHLRRAIDGHVGDSILASFAQRDLIGLAIYDSGARCFYNTKHPLYRPEDLHGLKLRVASSDIFLKLMRMLGANPTPMSLGETFSAMETHMIDGAENNMRSFQSSRHFEAARYWSQSEHSYAPDVLVMSQRSFQALSPGDRALVMETARQSVAVMRKLWDASEAQARQEVLDYGVAVNEVDMPAFRKAAAPLLADYRRQPEIEALYRRIRDFA, from the coding sequence ATGATCACTCGTAGAGGCTTCCTGGGCGCAGGCTTGGCCGCGGCCGCGGCGGCGCCGCTGGGCACGCTGGCCCAGGCCGGCGGCGGCAGCCAACTGCTCACCGCCACCGACGTGCACGTGGCCGACTATCCCACCGTGGAGGCGGTGCGCTGGTTCGGGCAGACCCTGGAGCGGCAGACCGGCGGCCGGCTGAAGCTGCGCCAGTACCACTCCGGCCAACTCGGCCGCGAAGCGGAAGCGATCGACATGGCCCGCTTCGGCGCCATCGACATCACCCGCGTCTATTCCGGCGCGCTCAACAACACCTTCCCGCTGACCCAGGCGCTGTGCCTGCCGTACGTGTTCGACTCGGTGCCGCACCTGCGCCGCGCGATCGACGGCCACGTCGGCGACAGCATCCTGGCCAGCTTCGCGCAGCGCGACCTGATCGGCCTGGCCATCTACGATTCCGGCGCGCGCTGCTTCTACAACACCAAGCACCCGCTGTACCGCCCCGAAGACCTGCACGGTCTCAAGCTGCGCGTGGCCTCCTCGGACATCTTCCTCAAGCTGATGCGCATGCTCGGCGCCAATCCGACGCCGATGTCGCTGGGCGAGACCTTCTCGGCGATGGAGACGCACATGATCGACGGCGCCGAGAACAACATGCGCAGCTTCCAGTCCAGCCGCCATTTCGAGGCCGCGCGCTACTGGTCGCAGAGCGAGCATTCCTATGCGCCGGACGTGCTGGTGATGTCGCAGCGCAGCTTCCAGGCGCTGTCGCCGGGCGACCGTGCGCTGGTGATGGAGACCGCGCGGCAATCGGTGGCGGTGATGCGCAAGCTGTGGGACGCGTCCGAAGCGCAGGCGCGCCAGGAAGTGCTCGACTACGGCGTGGCGGTCAACGAGGTGGACATGCCCGCCTTCCGCAAGGCCGCCGCGCCGCTGCTGGCCGACTACCGGCGGCAGCCGGAGATCGAAGCCCTGTACCGCCGCATCCGCGATTTCGCCTGA
- a CDS encoding TRAP transporter small permease produces MTDHAHAVPVAPLQRLLDRISNLAIGIAAAALLGLVAVQGWQVFTRYVLNDSPSWTEPVTLLLLSTAMSLAAAAGVHTRRHFGFFLLAEKLHARVRRAIDLIRPLMIAAIGAVIAWWGGVLLLDGLDIKIAGAALPQSINYLPLSIGGALMSVFALYQAWQVLRPATAEGVN; encoded by the coding sequence ATGACCGACCACGCCCACGCCGTCCCGGTGGCGCCGCTGCAGCGGTTGCTGGACCGGATCTCCAATCTCGCCATCGGCATCGCCGCCGCCGCCCTGCTCGGGCTGGTGGCGGTGCAGGGCTGGCAGGTGTTCACCCGCTACGTGCTCAACGATTCGCCGAGCTGGACCGAGCCGGTGACGTTGCTGCTGCTGAGCACCGCGATGAGCCTGGCCGCCGCGGCCGGCGTGCACACCCGGCGCCATTTCGGCTTCTTCCTGCTGGCCGAGAAGCTGCACGCCCGCGTGCGCCGGGCCATCGACCTGATCCGGCCGCTGATGATCGCCGCCATCGGCGCGGTGATCGCCTGGTGGGGCGGGGTGCTGCTGCTGGACGGGCTGGACATCAAGATCGCCGGTGCCGCGTTGCCTCAGAGCATCAACTACCTGCCGCTGTCGATCGGCGGCGCGCTGATGAGCGTGTTCGCGCTGTACCAGGCGTGGCAGGTGCTGCGTCCTGCCACCGCTGAAGGAGTGAACTGA
- a CDS encoding TRAP transporter large permease codes for MAIAILLGLFVLLLLIGVPVAYALGAAALATLLYLDLPAVVLVQQISAGSGSASLIAIPLFIFAGELMLRGGISDRLIALASSLVGRMRGGLGQVSVLSSLFFGGVSGSAIADVSAVGGTMIPQMINRGYDRDYAVNVSMTAALVALLVPPSHNLILFSAAAGGGLSIADLFAAGIVPALLMTAAMMITGYAVARHRGYGTEAFPGWRAVALRLVGALPGLGLVALIFIGIRAGIFTAVESAAIAVVYALLVTALLYRQLRWAEFFAAVTHASRTTGVILFVIATAAVFGWLLAYLQVPAAAVKFLQSIADGKNAVLLMIVVMLLLLGMFMDLAPKILICTPIFLPVVKAYGIDPIHFGLVMVLAGGIGLITPPIGSVLFIGTSIGQITVAQSMRTIWPFWLAALCVLLIVAFFPELSLWLPRALRA; via the coding sequence ATGGCCATTGCAATCCTGCTCGGGCTGTTCGTGCTGTTGCTGTTGATCGGCGTGCCGGTGGCCTATGCGCTGGGCGCCGCGGCGCTGGCGACGCTGTTGTACCTGGATCTGCCGGCGGTGGTGCTGGTGCAGCAGATCTCCGCCGGTAGCGGTTCGGCCTCGCTGATCGCGATTCCGTTGTTCATCTTCGCCGGCGAATTGATGCTGCGCGGCGGCATCTCCGATCGTCTGATCGCGTTGGCCTCGTCGCTGGTCGGGCGCATGCGCGGCGGCCTGGGCCAGGTCAGCGTGTTGTCCTCGCTGTTCTTCGGCGGCGTGTCCGGCTCGGCCATCGCCGACGTGTCGGCGGTCGGCGGCACCATGATTCCGCAGATGATCAACCGCGGCTACGACCGCGACTATGCGGTCAACGTGAGCATGACCGCGGCGCTGGTCGCGCTGCTGGTGCCGCCCTCGCACAACCTGATCCTGTTCTCGGCCGCGGCCGGCGGCGGCTTGTCGATCGCCGATCTGTTCGCCGCCGGCATCGTCCCGGCGCTGCTGATGACCGCGGCGATGATGATCACCGGCTATGCGGTGGCGCGCCATCGCGGTTACGGCACCGAAGCGTTTCCCGGCTGGCGCGCGGTGGCGCTGCGCCTGGTCGGCGCGCTGCCCGGGCTGGGCCTGGTCGCGCTGATCTTCATCGGCATCCGCGCCGGCATCTTCACCGCGGTGGAAAGCGCGGCGATCGCGGTGGTGTACGCGTTGCTGGTCACCGCGCTGCTGTACCGGCAGTTGCGCTGGGCCGAGTTCTTCGCCGCGGTCACGCATGCCTCGCGCACCACCGGCGTGATCCTGTTCGTGATCGCCACCGCGGCGGTGTTCGGCTGGCTGCTGGCCTATCTGCAGGTGCCGGCGGCGGCGGTGAAGTTCCTGCAGTCGATCGCCGACGGCAAGAACGCCGTGCTGCTGATGATCGTGGTGATGCTGCTGCTGCTGGGCATGTTCATGGACCTGGCGCCGAAGATCCTGATCTGCACGCCGATCTTCCTGCCGGTGGTGAAGGCCTACGGCATCGACCCGATCCATTTCGGGCTGGTGATGGTGCTGGCCGGCGGCATCGGCCTGATCACCCCACCGATCGGCTCGGTGCTGTTCATCGGCACCTCGATCGGCCAGATCACCGTGGCCCAGAGCATGCGCACGATCTGGCCGTTCTGGCTGGCGGCGTTGTGCGTGTTGCTGATCGTGGCGTTCTTCCCGGAACTGTCGCTGTGGTTGCCGCGCGCGCTGCGCGCCTGA
- a CDS encoding family 43 glycosylhydrolase, with protein sequence MTSPATLSSLRWLLLAGLLAASALAAAADWKRGIERQRIADQGDGSFLNPVLAGDHPDPSVLKDGDDYYLTLSSFDAYPGLPIWHSRDLVNWQPLGHAIGENVGAIWAPDLIKHGTRYYIYFPARRGEQGQRSNFVVWADDIKGPWSAPIDLGLAKYIDPGHAVGEDGKRYLFLSGGDYVQLSDDGLKVVETPKHVYDGWKYPQDWDVEAYAQEGPKITRHNGWYYMTTAVGGTAGPPTGHMVISARSRSIHGPWRNAPNNPITRTRSAAEPWWSRGHATLVEGTDGRWWMLYHGYENGYWTLGRQALLDPIEWTADGWFVAKGGDLGAPLKKPSGQALPHGLALSDDFRGGRLGPQWSFFDPGRDEDRRLTFGDGTLSVQGKGRAPRDSSPLTVIAPDPAYQFEVEMEIEPGAQGGALLFYSERLYAGVGSNGEAFVMHRYGEERPAQLAPSAKGGRLWLRVRNDRHIVTIHSSRDGSHWTKYPVRMEVSGYHHNVAGKFLALKPALYAAGNGKVHFRQFRYRALE encoded by the coding sequence ATGACCTCGCCTGCCACCTTGTCCTCCCTGCGCTGGTTGCTGCTGGCCGGCCTGCTCGCCGCCAGCGCGCTGGCCGCGGCGGCCGACTGGAAGCGCGGCATCGAGCGGCAGCGCATCGCCGACCAGGGCGACGGCAGCTTCCTCAACCCGGTGCTGGCCGGCGACCACCCCGATCCGTCGGTGCTCAAGGACGGCGACGACTACTACCTGACCCTGTCTTCGTTCGACGCCTATCCCGGCCTGCCGATCTGGCATTCGCGCGACCTGGTCAACTGGCAGCCGTTGGGCCACGCCATCGGCGAGAACGTCGGCGCGATCTGGGCACCGGACCTGATCAAGCACGGCACGCGCTACTACATCTATTTTCCGGCACGGCGCGGCGAGCAGGGCCAGCGCAGCAACTTCGTGGTCTGGGCCGACGACATCAAGGGCCCGTGGAGCGCGCCGATCGACCTCGGCCTGGCCAAGTACATCGACCCCGGCCATGCGGTCGGCGAGGACGGCAAGCGCTACCTGTTCCTGAGCGGCGGCGATTACGTGCAGCTGTCCGACGACGGGCTGAAGGTGGTCGAGACTCCCAAGCACGTCTACGACGGCTGGAAGTACCCGCAGGACTGGGACGTGGAAGCCTATGCGCAGGAAGGGCCGAAGATCACCCGCCACAACGGCTGGTACTACATGACCACCGCGGTCGGCGGCACCGCCGGCCCGCCGACCGGGCACATGGTGATCAGCGCACGCTCGCGCTCGATCCACGGGCCGTGGCGCAACGCGCCGAACAACCCGATCACCCGCACCCGGAGCGCCGCCGAACCATGGTGGTCGCGCGGCCATGCGACCCTGGTCGAGGGCACCGACGGCCGCTGGTGGATGCTCTACCACGGCTACGAGAACGGCTACTGGACGCTGGGCCGGCAGGCGCTGCTGGACCCGATCGAATGGACCGCCGACGGCTGGTTCGTGGCCAAGGGCGGCGATCTCGGCGCGCCGCTGAAAAAGCCCAGCGGGCAGGCGCTGCCGCACGGGCTGGCGCTGTCGGACGATTTCCGCGGCGGCCGGCTCGGCCCGCAGTGGTCGTTCTTCGACCCGGGCCGCGACGAGGACCGGCGGCTGACGTTCGGCGACGGCACGCTGAGCGTGCAGGGCAAGGGCCGCGCGCCGCGCGACAGCTCGCCGCTGACCGTGATCGCGCCAGATCCCGCCTACCAGTTCGAGGTGGAGATGGAGATCGAACCCGGCGCGCAGGGCGGCGCGCTGCTGTTCTACAGCGAGCGCCTGTACGCCGGGGTGGGCAGCAACGGCGAGGCCTTCGTGATGCACCGCTACGGCGAGGAGCGCCCCGCGCAGCTGGCGCCCAGCGCCAAGGGCGGCCGGCTGTGGCTGCGGGTGCGCAACGATCGCCACATCGTCACCATCCACAGCAGCCGCGATGGCAGCCACTGGACCAAGTACCCGGTGCGGATGGAGGTGTCCGGCTATCACCACAACGTCGCCGGCAAGTTCCTGGCGCTGAAGCCGGCGCTGTATGCGGCCGGAAATGGAAAAGTGCATTTCCGCCAATTCCGCTACCGCGCGCTGGAGTGA
- a CDS encoding LacI family DNA-binding transcriptional regulator encodes MAPSKPPSADVHASVHGKAATINDIARLSGVSKKTVSRIINNSPLVRKDTREKVEALMREVGYAPDPLARGLAFRRSFLIGMVYDNPTAQYIVDMQYGALDALRGSSFELVVHPCDSRSPGYIEGVRRFVQQQKLHGVILVPRASEDQALADMLAGIGVRYTRIASLPLDETSQMVVTHDRDGAAEAADYLLSLGHREIALITGPSAYRSAHERTAGFIDALTRRGIELPPERIVEAGYTFESGVAAAEKLLLGKQRPSAIFTGNDEMAAGVYKVALRAGINIPRQLSIIGYDDSPLASRLWPSLTSVRRHTRDTGRTAAAMLIQPEGTPALAIASVRPHLIVRDSCQPPED; translated from the coding sequence ATGGCGCCGAGCAAACCCCCTTCCGCCGATGTCCACGCCTCCGTCCACGGCAAGGCCGCGACGATCAACGACATCGCGCGCCTGTCCGGGGTCTCGAAGAAGACGGTGTCGCGGATCATCAACAACTCGCCGCTGGTGCGCAAAGACACGCGCGAGAAGGTCGAGGCGCTGATGCGCGAAGTCGGCTACGCGCCGGATCCGCTGGCGCGCGGGCTGGCGTTCCGGCGTTCGTTCCTGATCGGCATGGTCTACGACAACCCGACCGCGCAGTACATCGTGGACATGCAGTACGGCGCGCTGGACGCGCTGCGCGGCTCCAGCTTCGAACTGGTGGTGCATCCCTGCGACAGCCGCAGTCCCGGCTACATCGAGGGTGTGCGCCGCTTCGTGCAGCAGCAGAAGCTGCACGGCGTGATCCTGGTGCCGCGCGCCTCGGAAGACCAGGCGCTGGCCGACATGCTCGCCGGCATCGGCGTGCGCTACACCCGCATCGCCTCGCTGCCGCTGGACGAGACCTCGCAGATGGTGGTCACCCACGACCGCGACGGCGCCGCCGAAGCAGCCGACTACCTGCTGTCGCTGGGCCACCGCGAGATCGCGCTGATCACCGGTCCCAGCGCCTACCGCTCCGCGCACGAGCGCACCGCCGGCTTCATCGACGCGCTGACCCGGCGCGGCATCGAACTGCCGCCGGAGCGCATCGTCGAGGCCGGCTACACCTTCGAATCCGGCGTGGCCGCGGCCGAGAAGCTGCTGCTCGGCAAGCAGCGCCCTAGCGCGATCTTCACCGGTAACGACGAGATGGCCGCGGGCGTGTACAAGGTGGCGCTGCGCGCCGGCATCAACATTCCGCGCCAGCTGTCGATCATCGGCTACGACGACAGCCCGCTGGCCTCGCGCCTGTGGCCGTCGCTGACCTCGGTGCGCCGCCACACCCGCGACACCGGCCGCACCGCCGCGGCGATGCTGATCCAGCCCGAAGGCACCCCGGCGCTGGCGATCGCCAGCGTGCGCCCGCACCTGATCGTGCGCGACTCCTGCCAGCCGCCGGAAGACTAG